CGACTCGCCCATAGCTCTCGTGGCGAAGAATAACGACCTTAAATATTTATGTTTGCTAAAGATGTCGCTGTCCACGTTGGCATAACTTCAACCGACTTTAGATGCTCCGCGGTCGTCACCCCTGTATGCACGAGTAATGTATCAACACCAGCCCGTATGCCCGCAACGATATCTGTATCGTAATTGTCGCCAATCATGAGAACTTTGTCTTTCGGTAACCCCATTCGTGAAATGGCCTGCTCCATAATAATGGCTTCCGGTTTTCCGATATAAACTGGCTGTTGTCCTGTAGACACTTCAACAACAGACGTAATAGCGCCATTGCCTGGTAAAAATCCTCGTTCGGTGACGAGTGCACGGTCAGAGTTCGTGGAAATGAAAAAAGCGCCCTTACGCACAGCTAAACAAGCGATTGCAAGCTTTTCATATGTTACCTCCGGATCTAAACCAACAACGACATAATCTGGGGAAGCCTCTGTCACTTCAAACCCTTCACTTGTTAAAGCATGCTCAAGACCTGCTTGTCCGATAAAATAGACGCGCTTCCCTTGATTCCGCTCCTTCATATATTGAGCAGTGGCCATGCTCGTCGTCACGATATGCTCTGGGCCAGCAGGAACACCAAAAGACGCCAATTTTTCTGCGACCTCTTCTGGCCGCTTCGTCGAATTGTTTGTGACAAATAAGTATGGTTGTCCATTTGCTTTTAACTGCTGAACAAATTGTGTCGCTTCCTTAATCTCGTCTTTACCACGATACATCGTTCCATCAAGATCAATTAAAAACCCTTCATACGTTTTCATAGGTGTCTCCTTAAATTTGCTGCGGATTGTTTTTAAATGCATTGGCCGACGTTTCTTCTCTCATATAACTTCGCACGAGCTCAGGAAATGCTTGCACAGCCCCCCAAGATTGTTTTGTATCCTCAAATAATTTTTGATGATCGATCTGCGTTAGCTCACGAACAATTAACGACCGTTGCTTTATTAAATGATGAATTTGTGCAGCGATGTCTTTAGACATTACGCGCTCGTCCTCTAAAATATCAATAATATCTGCGTAGCCTCCGGGATCTCTCATGAAATACCCATCAATTAATAAATTTCCAGTATCGACAATGGCTTCAATCCACCCATGAACGAGACGTTCTAAAGCAAGCTTTTCCATGCTTGTCGTCCATGATTGATTGGTTTGATATATATCATTTAACTTTTCAATATACTGCAGTCGATCCTCTACATCGTTTCGGTCTACAAAGTACATGGTGTTCCTCCTCTTCTCTGTCACTCCCTCATTAACACTTACAGAATAACGAGGCTTCGGTTGGGATATCGTATTCGTATATGGCTTGCCTCAACATCCGTTCCAAAAAGGAGTGGTACGTTTTGAAAACAAAATACACGGATTTTAAAAATGTAGAAGCGGGTAGAAATATGCTGATTCCGGAACAGCTCCCTGAAGGGCCGTACGGTTCACCTCGTAACAAGCACACACCGGTCATCAATAAAAGCACGCCTTGGAAAGATGGTCAACGCTATTACAGCGCATTTAACTATAATGACAAAGAATTCCACCAGGACACAATGCGATTAGAGCCCGGTGCTCACCCACCTCATGATGATTCAAACAGGCAGCACCAAAACGCAGATGCTCCTGAAAAAAATTAGTCTTTCCCTTTCCCTGGCAAGTGGGCATTCTTGAACCCCACACTGCCAGGGTTTATTCGTTCGCATCCGAGGCTTTGTTTTCTTTTTTTAACACAAAATAAGGACAGCCAAAATTGCAATACTCGTATAAATACTCAGTCAGCGTGCTGATCTTTTTATCAAAAGGCGCCTTTTTTTGCGCGTCTTCATAAAAACCTCTTAGCCTTAACTGGTTGTAGCCCCAATCGCCTACAATAAAATCATATTTTTTTAAAATATCACTATAGCGTTCTTTAAAGGCATCTTCCTTAAACGCTTCGCGGAAATTTTCGACAACTTCATATTGGTTTCCCTGGATTTGTACCACGATGTCCCATTCCTTTCTCTTGCCTATTTTACCATATTCTCACCAGGGCTTGATCACCATATATTTCATGGAAAATCTTTTGGATTCCGAGGCATCCTAATGCACAAGGAGGAATCGCCATGAACATAAAAAAAGCAACGCCGTGGCTCCTGATTTTGCTGTGTACAGCTGCCTGCCAACAGACAGATTCTGATCAGGCACTTTATAAAAGAGATACACACGACGAGCCACGATTAACAACTGAACAGCTTCCAAACAATCTTTATGATACCAACTCTGCAGGCTTACGAAAAGTAGAGAATGGTTATGCTGCCGAACGAGTTCGTGAGCAAGACCTTCTCAATCGGGGCGGCGTCGCTTCACCTAGCATTAATAAACGCCATCTCGCTGGAGCGATTAGTGAACTTGCAACGTCCATTGATGACGTATCTGACACGACGACCTTAGCAACGGATAAAGAAGTGCTTATAGCCTATCAAGGAAACGGTGACGATCGAGAAGAGCTGGCGGATCAAGTGAAAAAGTCAGCGCTGTCTCTTATCCCAAGGTGGTATCACGTATACGTAGCTGATGATGCGGATTTACAGTCTGAGTTAGAGCGCTTGGGAGAATTACCTGCCGAGGCAGAAGCAACGCGGACAGAAGTAGACCAAATGATTGAGCATATGATTGCCAATTATCCTCAGGGAGAAAAGGTAAGCACCGTCGAAAATGAAAATGGTGAACGCAACGGCCAATCTAAATGGTACAAAGACAGCGCACCTCAAGACGCGAAAAAGCGAATGGGACAATAATTCTTTTTCCATTGATCAATTATTCATCAGGAAAGGAGGCGAACAATGAAGCGTTTATACCAATATTGCCTTTTCCTCATTTTATGTGTCGTCGTTTTCACCTCGTCTCTTCCAGCCATTGTAGCTGCAGCCGAAGAAGAGCAAAGCAAAACGACCGAACGAGCACTTTACGAAAAAATGGAAGGAATAACGCATATTCCATGGCACACGTGGGCTGCAATCGACCAATATGAACGCAATGTGCGTGCTGTCCGAAAAGACTTGCCCAAAGCTGAAAATATAGGAGTTTATTATACAGAAGAGCAATGGTCTGGATTATTATCACCAAAAAAGAGCTCTCCTCTCCTTGGATGATCAATATCTTTTTCGGTAAAGGCATGGACGGGAATGACGATGGAAAAGCAGAACGGACAAATTCTGAAGATGTGCTAGTAGCCTTAAGCGAAGAAATGACGCCTTATGGTTACAATCGCGACCATATCAAAGAAGCATTGTGGCGGCGCTATCAGCGCGATCAAACCGTACGCTCCATCATTTCTATGTCAGATATATACAAAGCAGCAGGAACACATGAATTAAACGAACACCATTTCCCAGTACCACTCCACTTTAATCATTCATACCGAAACACATGGGGAGACCGACGAGGTTTTGGAGGATTACGCATTCATGAAGGAACTGATATCTTCGCCTCCTACGGAACACCGGTACTTTCAACCGTACACGGCATTGTTGAAGTAAAAGGATGGAACAAATTTGGGGGATGGCGTATTGGCATTCGCGATACGCGGAACGTCTATCATTATTTTGCTCACCTTCAAGGCTTTACTGATGGGATCGAGGTCGGCTCATTCGTGACTCCCGGTCAACAGATTGGTACTGTCGGCAGTTCAGGATACGGTCCTCCTGGAACACAAGGGAAGTTCCCACCTCATTTGCACTACGGCATGTACAAAGACAATGGTTATACCGAATTTTCGTTTGACCCATATCCTTCTCTTAAAGCTTGGGAGCGCGAAACCCGTAACAAACAAAAATGAGCCTCCATTTATAGGCTCATTTTTGTTACTCTTCATCACCATTCCAATCATCAGGCTGTGCAGGAACTGGTACAATAGGCGACGCCGAACCGCTCGATTGATAAAATTGCGGTACATCTCCTTCAATAAATAAGTCGCCAATTTTGATCGTATTTTGGACGACAGTAACCTCTTTAGTCGAAGGAATAATGACATTTAATTGCACCGTTAAGTCAACAAACAGTTCCAAATACGTATTGTTGATACCGACTTTAGAGATCTGTGTATCAATTTCTGCTTTAACGTCTCCGATTAAACTGAAGCGAACAGGCACTTTCGGACCTAAATTGGCTAATAGGGCATTCCGCGTAGATACCCCTAAAGGAACCCAGTAAACAATTCCTTGTTCATCTGTCGTCCACGAGACGTTATTTAAATGCTCTGGTGCATCAAAGCTATTTAAATCATCAATTTTTCCCTTTTCAATATCTTTTAAATACATCTCTACACGCTGAATCGTATTGGACAGAAGTTGATTGTAAACTTGTGGATCAAAGCTATAGCTCACATTGTTTGACGGACGCTCATGCAGAATCACTAGTTCACGCATATCAACACCGCCAACAATATCCTCAATGATGGTACGGTTAATCGCTTCTCTAGCCAGTTCATCAGTCTTTGTCTTTGCCAAATCCATAATTGTTGGTTCAATGCCTTTATTAACAAGCCAGACACCGTGAATAGATAAAAGAATAAAAACGAGGAAGCTAATGAGAAGAGAACGGCGACGCCTTCTTGAGATGTACAGCTTGCGCATAGCGAGTCCTCCTTTGTCCTTTTTACTATATGCACGTAAAAGGGACGATTAGAAGCGAACAAGCTTTAATAAAAATTCGGATGTTCAACCAACACTCGCTATTCACATTGATCACGATACTCTTTCTAATACCTTACATAATATATTGTAAAAAAGGTCCTGCTTGAGGACCTTTCATCACCGTATATTTATATACCGTATCTACCCATTCATCAGGATGAGCGCCTCTTTTACAGACATACCGCGGTCAACACCCTGTTCCTTCGCTGCGTCTGTGACAGATTCTAATGGGGCATTGAGTAAGTCGTCAATTGTACGAACGCCCACAGCCCGTCCAGCTAAAATGCGGCGGTCGGCTAATTTTTCATTTAATAAAGCGACGTCAAGAGCCCCACACATTACATAACCGTTCTCCCCAGTCACCGCCATAAAGTTGGTTTTGGGTAAACGGACAGTTACTGCCGTAAACGTATGTCCTTCAACATCAATTGGGGTCATTGTGACCATTCTCCCCGGCCTCCTTTCAAAAGTATATTATGAAAGAAGACCAGCAAGCGTGTGCCCGATTCCTAGACAGGTGATGGCTTGGAAAGCGCCCAAGCAATCAAGTCACGAAGCATTTCAGGGACGAAATATGTCTTATTTGGTAAACGAACGAGCTGTGGGTAAAGAGAGCCGAAAGTAAACATGTCGACCGTCCCAATTCGATATAAACGGTCCGGCTCGAGCGGCTTTCCATGAACTGTAATGGTCATCGTTTCCCTGCCAGTATCGCTCGTTGTCGACGTTTGAAGTCCATCATAAACCATGATACCCATTAAGGTTCCCCGGAAGCCAAGCCCTTTAAAGCGTAAATGAATCTTTTCTTCGGTGGATGCATCTTTGACAATTTCTCGCAATTGAGCCCCAGTTAATGTCACTAAGCACGGATTGATGGGGTGAGGACAAGCTTCATGAATATCTTTTTCTGTAACCGCTCCTGCAGGTAAACTTTGCAGAAGCAGACCAGCATTTACCATGCCAATATCTGCTTTACACCATTGCCGTAAAGCTTTTGCCAGCATCATTGAGAAATTTGATGGCGAAAACCAGTTATGTGTCAGTGGTTGATCAAGAGTACCAATCGGCACGTGCAAATCCTCTTCGGCAGTGGCATGAAGCTCTTCTAATAATGCCACCGCTTGCCTATCTTTCGGTTTGTTCGTCGCCTGATGAAGCTGATCTTCTGAATGAATGAGGCACCCCCCCTCAATCGTAAGCGTCGTTTGTCCAACATACTTGCCATGCTTCCCCCCTTGACAAATCAACGTGTCACCCACTCTTTCTCCTTCAGGAAGCACGTGATGTGTATGTGCACCTAAAATCACGTCAATGTCCGGAAACGCTTCGGCTAAACTGACATCTGTCCAATATCCAAGGTGCGAAAGAAGAACAATGATATCCGCTTCGTCCTCTAGCTCGTGCAATAGCGGCGGCAAGACTTCTTCTGCATCCAGAACATCCCAGCCGAGGAGCTCATAGAAATGTTTAAAAGGTGCTGTTAAGCCAATCAAAGCAATGCGTGTGCCTTCCCTTGTCTCGTGGATGGCGTATGGCTTACACCAATGCGGATGTCTTTGTTTTTTTGATCGATCACATTTGCTAAGCAGACCGTAAATGCCGCTTCGTCATACAAATCATTTAGTGCTGCTTGACTCAAAGTAATGCCTTCATTATTTCCTATCGTCGCGTACTGATAGTCGAGCTCATTCAGACATCTGACATTCATTTGCCCGTTCGATGCTTCAGAAATGGCATGGAACCGGTCCATATGATCCCCTAGATCAATGGTGATCGTTTCCTCATGCTGGTTGCGGCTGGCAGCTTGAATGTCTCGAACGACAGCCGCGTTTGTTGCAAAATGTTCGAAATGACTGTGAAAATCGTTCGTATGAATCAACTGAACCACTTCAGGCATAAGCTCTCCCCTTTTTAATCAAATAAATCCAGCTGTTTAGCTGCTAACCGGTCCGTCTGATCCAAATTTAAAAGCTCAATCAATTGCTTCGCATTTGGAACTGCATCGCCAGCTGAATTATTGTTGAACAAAATATAGACGTTGTCCGATGCTTTTGTGAGCTTCTGAATCAACGGAATCCACTCACGCAATTCTCGCTCACTATACTTATATAAACAACGAACTTTGCGCCATTCCTCTCGCGTACGTCCTTGCCGTTGCCAGCCAGCAGTATTCCTGCCATGAAAGCGAATCAGCGTTGCTGTCTCTGATGTAGCGACCGGCACGATCGGAATCGATCCATCACCCGCCTGAGGCTCATCGCACACGCTATGAATCCATTGCTCCTCTTTCATAAACTGAAGTGTCTTCTCACGCATTCCATTATGAAACCACGACTGATGCCTGAATTCAAGCGCTAATGGCAAGTCTGACAGACGACGTTTCATATCTCGCAAAACAGCAACATGCTCACGCGTACAGTCAAACCACGGAGGAAACTGACAGAGGATCGCTCCGAGCCGGCCGGACACCCGCATCGGCTCAATAGAATGCCTATAAGCAGCAAACAACTCTTCTTTGGAATCAAACGTTCCTTCTCCACGCCGATGACCTGTCATTTCCTGATAAGCTTTTACGACAAAACGGAATCCTTCCGGCGTATCATGCAGCCACTTTTCATAGTTCTTTTGCGGCTGAATGGCATAAAAAGAGCTATCCACTTCCACCACGGGAAAGTGCTCACTATAAACCGCTAGCTTTTGATGCGCAGGAACTTGCGAATAAAGGATGTCATGGTCCCCCCACCCTGTAACACCAACATAAATCATGATCGATAAACCCTTTCGTACTTATACTGCTTACATTGTATCAAAAAAAATACGACTTCTGTAAAATCGTGCATGTACTTCAGATAAAGTGAGGCAAAACACATTCATTACATAATGACGGGATCGAGCTTAACATATACGACGAATTACAATATTGCACAAACCATGATTTTCCTAATCACCTATCACTTGATATACTTATTTTGGCTATTATGATCACAGTTGCGAAAAACATAGATATAGAGAGGAATCAACGCGTGAGACATATCATTCCATATTTACTTTTTGCGAGCGTCATCGGTATAACGATGACAGGATCACTCATCTTACATACCTATTCCATATATATTTTTTATACAGTCTACGACGAAATGAAAACAATGATTACCTGGGCACTGCTTGGCAGTTACACCTTATTTGTTGTCAGCTTTTTACAAGCACGCTTATCCACGAGCACTGAGCAAGTTTGCTTCGATGAGAAACGAGGCGCCTTGACGAAAAAACTTCAAGCCCTCAACAAATCCGCAGATCGGATACCCGGAATTATATGGGTCGGCTTTAGCTTGCTCCTTCTTTACATCATGATCACCGGTTATTTTGAATATGAAGTATTTGTCACAATCTTTTACGTTGTCGCCATGGTTGTCACATTCTTTCTAGCCGTGAAATACGAAAAAAACACCTTTACAAAAGAAGAAGTTGAAGAAAATTTACAAAATGAACACAAACCTTTCCGCTGGATCGACTATCGGAAGCAACCTTTCAGCATTTCGTTTATTCTGCTTACATGTATCATCTTTTATTACTTTTGGATTAACCCAGAAGGTGCAATTCATGACCACGAAACCGTCGATACGAGCAGTCGTCACGCAATGTCACTGCCGTTTACAGCACTCTTACTTACCCATTCCACATTTTATAATGTGTTATTGTACATCAGTCATCATTTCTCATTCCTTGGTTTTAAAAAGATTTATGTCTCAGGGGACAAAGTGTTAACGGCCCATTTTTTCGAACTCATTATAGGCGGCCTCGTCTTATTGCAATGGATCGTATCCATTATTCAGTTTGTTTGGTTCAACAACTAAAGTAAATTGAATGGGTTGTCTGAAGTTTTGTTCATCATTACAGTGCCTCTAGTTGAAATGGCTTGTCGTAAATGATCTCAACGCTTTCTTCATTTATCGTCAAACAGTGTTGACTCTGGAACGACTCCATAGTTCATACTCAGCATTGAGAATAAATCATTTAAAGAGGTGCAAAAAAATGAACACATATGATGTTGCGATTATCGGAGCAGGTGCAGGCGGATTAAATGCAGCTTTTGAAGCGGTCCAGTTGCATAAAAAAGTTGTTCTCATTGATCAATTTAAGCCTGGCGGAGAATGTACATGGTCAGGATGTATTCCTAGTAAAGCGCTCATTCAAATCGCTAAAGACGTTAAAAACGCGCAAAAATTTGGCTCAATTCATATTGAATCAAAACAAATCTTAGAAAAAGTACGGCATTTGATCGAAACGGCTCACCAAGGCGAAGCGGTTGAAGTCCTAGAAGACGCAGGCATTACGTATGTACAAGGGTCTGCTTCATTCAAAGATGCAAACACTTTAATGGTCAATGACGATGACATCACAGCGGATAAAATCGTCATTTCGACAGGCTCTTCCGCTCTCGTTCCACCGATAAACGGCTTAGAGAATGTAAACTATTTAACGAATGAGACAGTCTTTTTACTTGAAGAACTGCCAAAAGAGCTCATCGTTCTCGGCGGAGGCGCGATCGGAGTTGAGCTTTCCCAAGCGATGCAGCGCTTAGGCGTCCAAGTCAAGGTCGTCGAAATGGCAGAAACCATTTTACCCCGCGAAGAGAAGGACATGGCACAGGCTGTCCAGTCCATTTTGCAGCGAGAAGGTGTCGCGTTTTATACATCCGCAAAAGCCGTTAAAGTGAAGGAGGATGAAAAAGGAATTACCCTCACTTTTGAACAGCATGGACAAGAAAAAGACATCACTGCTGAAAACATGCTAGTCGCCTTAGGACGAAAACCCAACACAGCAGGCTTAAATTTAGATCAGATCGGTGTCACTTACCATGCAAAAGGAATTGAAGTCAACGAATACTACGAGACATCCGTACCTAACGTGTACGCAGTCGGTGACGTCGTCGGACCATTCTTGTTTTCACATACAGGCGGATTACAAGGAAAGCATGCGATGCGAAACGCCTTCTCAGGAACTAAAAAGGTCATCAATTTCGATCATGTCGCCTGGTGTACATTTACGGAGCCAGAGCTGGCGAGATCAGGCATGACCGAAGCAGAAGCGCGCGAAAAATATCACGACCGCATCGCCGTCTATACGATGAATTACAGCGATGTCGACCGTGCTGTCGTTGATGAGAAAACAGACGGCATGGCAAAAGTTATTTGTGACGATGAAGGCTTGATCTTAGGTGCAAGTATTTTAGGCGAGCGTGCCTGTGAAATGCTTTGTGAACTACAAATTTTAAAATCCCAAAATATTCCTTTTTACAAATTACAAGAAGCCATTCACCCATACCCTGGATATAGCGAATTGTTGCTTATGATGAGCACAGAAGCCTATAATCATCAATAACCGATACAAAAAGACTTGTCGTAGATACCATACAAGTCTTTTTTGTACTATTTGATTGAGGGGAATGAGAAACATCCATGAGCAATAAATATTTCCGCACCGGCGATATTGCGAAATTTAACAACGTCTCCGCTGATACAGTTCGATATTACGATAAAGAAAATCTCGTCACCCCGACAGAGATCAGAGATAACAAATATCGCTA
The window above is part of the Litoribacterium kuwaitense genome. Proteins encoded here:
- a CDS encoding TIGR01457 family HAD-type hydrolase is translated as MKTYEGFLIDLDGTMYRGKDEIKEATQFVQQLKANGQPYLFVTNNSTKRPEEVAEKLASFGVPAGPEHIVTTSMATAQYMKERNQGKRVYFIGQAGLEHALTSEGFEVTEASPDYVVVGLDPEVTYEKLAIACLAVRKGAFFISTNSDRALVTERGFLPGNGAITSVVEVSTGQQPVYIGKPEAIIMEQAISRMGLPKDKVLMIGDNYDTDIVAGIRAGVDTLLVHTGVTTAEHLKSVEVMPTWTATSLANINI
- a CDS encoding DUF86 domain-containing protein, with amino-acid sequence MYFVDRNDVEDRLQYIEKLNDIYQTNQSWTTSMEKLALERLVHGWIEAIVDTGNLLIDGYFMRDPGGYADIIDILEDERVMSKDIAAQIHHLIKQRSLIVRELTQIDHQKLFEDTKQSWGAVQAFPELVRSYMREETSANAFKNNPQQI
- a CDS encoding cytosolic protein; this encodes MLIPEQLPEGPYGSPRNKHTPVINKSTPWKDGQRYYSAFNYNDKEFHQDTMRLEPGAHPPHDDSNRQHQNADAPEKN
- a CDS encoding YutD family protein, which codes for MVQIQGNQYEVVENFREAFKEDAFKERYSDILKKYDFIVGDWGYNQLRLRGFYEDAQKKAPFDKKISTLTEYLYEYCNFGCPYFVLKKENKASDANE
- a CDS encoding YhcN/YlaJ family sporulation lipoprotein, with translation MNIKKATPWLLILLCTAACQQTDSDQALYKRDTHDEPRLTTEQLPNNLYDTNSAGLRKVENGYAAERVREQDLLNRGGVASPSINKRHLAGAISELATSIDDVSDTTTLATDKEVLIAYQGNGDDREELADQVKKSALSLIPRWYHVYVADDADLQSELERLGELPAEAEATRTEVDQMIEHMIANYPQGEKVSTVENENGERNGQSKWYKDSAPQDAKKRMGQ
- the yunB gene encoding sporulation protein YunB is translated as MRKLYISRRRRRSLLISFLVFILLSIHGVWLVNKGIEPTIMDLAKTKTDELAREAINRTIIEDIVGGVDMRELVILHERPSNNVSYSFDPQVYNQLLSNTIQRVEMYLKDIEKGKIDDLNSFDAPEHLNNVSWTTDEQGIVYWVPLGVSTRNALLANLGPKVPVRFSLIGDVKAEIDTQISKVGINNTYLELFVDLTVQLNVIIPSTKEVTVVQNTIKIGDLFIEGDVPQFYQSSGSASPIVPVPAQPDDWNGDEE
- a CDS encoding YunC family protein codes for the protein MVTMTPIDVEGHTFTAVTVRLPKTNFMAVTGENGYVMCGALDVALLNEKLADRRILAGRAVGVRTIDDLLNAPLESVTDAAKEQGVDRGMSVKEALILMNG
- a CDS encoding bifunctional metallophosphatase/5'-nucleotidase, whose product is MIGLTAPFKHFYELLGWDVLDAEEVLPPLLHELEDEADIIVLLSHLGYWTDVSLAEAFPDIDVILGAHTHHVLPEGERVGDTLICQGGKHGKYVGQTTLTIEGGCLIHSEDQLHQATNKPKDRQAVALLEELHATAEEDLHVPIGTLDQPLTHNWFSPSNFSMMLAKALRQWCKADIGMVNAGLLLQSLPAGAVTEKDIHEACPHPINPCLVTLTGAQLREIVKDASTEEKIHLRFKGLGFRGTLMGIMVYDGLQTSTTSDTGRETMTITVHGKPLEPDRLYRIGTVDMFTFGSLYPQLVRLPNKTYFVPEMLRDLIAWALSKPSPV
- a CDS encoding DUF72 domain-containing protein; translated protein: MIYVGVTGWGDHDILYSQVPAHQKLAVYSEHFPVVEVDSSFYAIQPQKNYEKWLHDTPEGFRFVVKAYQEMTGHRRGEGTFDSKEELFAAYRHSIEPMRVSGRLGAILCQFPPWFDCTREHVAVLRDMKRRLSDLPLALEFRHQSWFHNGMREKTLQFMKEEQWIHSVCDEPQAGDGSIPIVPVATSETATLIRFHGRNTAGWQRQGRTREEWRKVRCLYKYSERELREWIPLIQKLTKASDNVYILFNNNSAGDAVPNAKQLIELLNLDQTDRLAAKQLDLFD
- a CDS encoding dihydrolipoyl dehydrogenase family protein; its protein translation is MNTYDVAIIGAGAGGLNAAFEAVQLHKKVVLIDQFKPGGECTWSGCIPSKALIQIAKDVKNAQKFGSIHIESKQILEKVRHLIETAHQGEAVEVLEDAGITYVQGSASFKDANTLMVNDDDITADKIVISTGSSALVPPINGLENVNYLTNETVFLLEELPKELIVLGGGAIGVELSQAMQRLGVQVKVVEMAETILPREEKDMAQAVQSILQREGVAFYTSAKAVKVKEDEKGITLTFEQHGQEKDITAENMLVALGRKPNTAGLNLDQIGVTYHAKGIEVNEYYETSVPNVYAVGDVVGPFLFSHTGGLQGKHAMRNAFSGTKKVINFDHVAWCTFTEPELARSGMTEAEAREKYHDRIAVYTMNYSDVDRAVVDEKTDGMAKVICDDEGLILGASILGERACEMLCELQILKSQNIPFYKLQEAIHPYPGYSELLLMMSTEAYNHQ